Within Bradymonas sediminis, the genomic segment GGGGCCACACACCGCCGTCGCGCAAATTAAGTTGGCGCGCTGTCTGCTCGCCGCATACGAGCCGGATGCCTGCCGGGTCGCGCTGCATATCGCCTGCCGGATCGCGGAGCACTACGGGATTGATTGGCTTATCTATTCGGTATTTCGCGCGGGCATTTCGATCGCGATTTCCCTCGGGGACGACGCGCTCGCCGAGGGGATTCTAACGCGCCTTCGCCTGTCGCTCCCGTCGCATAGTCACCAGTCCGAGATTCAGGAGATGCACGCTATTTTGTGGGCGCGCCAGGGACGATTGCCATGCGCTGGCGGGAAGTTGACCGCGTGTGTGGCGCATTGCCGCGAGAAAAAGAATCGCGAGGGCCTTACCTCCGCGCTCACGAGTCTGGGGGATATTCTCCATATCCGCGGGGAAAAAGAGAAGGCGCATCAAGCCTTCGAGGAAGCGATTGAGATCGCCCGAGACCTCGGCCAGGCGCAATATTTGGGGCGCGCCTTATGTCACTTCGGCGCGGCGCTGGCGCGCGAGCATCAAGGCGAGCGCGCCCTTGAGATTCTCACCGAAAGTCTGGAGTGGCTGAGCGACGGGCAATTCCCCGACGAGTGGATAGACGCGCTGCTGCATATCTCAGTGGCGAAGCTCTCGCAGGGGAAATTTGAAGAGGCGCGTCGCTATATTGGCGACACCCGAGTCTTCGCCCGGCAGTTCAACGCGCGTACCGTCGAATTACTCACCGACTTTATTCTGGCAGAGATGGATTTCACGGAGGGTAAAAACCCGGATGAGGCCCTTGAGGCATTGGGCGGATATGTCGATATCTTGGGCGAGTTGAACGGTGACATATGCCAACATCTGCGCGTTAAATCGCGTTACGCGCTGCATCTGCAACGCGCGGGGCGCGACGAGGCCGCGCAGGTTTTCGCCGAGGTGACCAAGGTTGCCAATGATATCGGAATGAGCCTGTGGCTTCTGGCGAAATAATTAGATATGCAACCTCCCAGGCGTCGATGACATGGCGCCAGAAGTTAAAGCGAATTCTGTAAAATGGATTCGAGATTCCATCCATTATTCATGAGAACACCGCCGTTATGTCTCAAAGCCCAACTTCCCGCCGATATCGAGTCAATAATCTGGTGCGCGCCTATGACGAGGACGAAAGCGTCCTGCGCGAGCGTGCCGCTAAAATGATGAAGGTTTCCGAGGATGAGATCTCGGATATTGTCTTGATTCGTCGTAGCCTCGACGGGCGCCATCGCCCGCGCTTTTTATATAATGTCGAAGTGGAGCTTGAGGGGGCGAAGGCCCTGGGCCAGGCGGGCAAGGATTTGCCCAAGAATGTCGAGTGGGCGCCCGATCCCGGGCTGCTCGCACGCCGCAAATTTAAGCCGCGCACCGATGAGCGTGTTGTCGTGATTGGCGCCGGCCCAGCCGGGCTCTTCGCGGCCCACCGACTCGCCGAGAGTGGTCTCACGCCCATTCTTTTGGACCGCGGTCAGCCGGTCGAGATTCGTGGTCGTCAGGTCTCGGGGCTGATGCATCGCGGCGAGCTCGACCCGGATAGTAATATTTGCTTCGGCGAGGGCGGGGCGGGCACCTGGTCGGACGGTAAATTATATACCCGCGTCAGCGACATCCGGGTGCGCCATATCCTGGAGACGATCGTCGAGCTGGGCGGACCGGCCGACATCCTTGTGTCCGGGAAGCCGCATCTGGGCACCAACCGCCTGGTCGCGCTGTGTAAGGCGTTTCGAGCGAAGCTCACCGAGATGGGCGCCGAAGTGCGCTTCGGCGCGTTCGTCAAAGATTTTGAGATCGACAAGGGCGTCGGCGGCGATAAAGTCAGCGCCGTGGTGCTTCGCGACGGCGAGCGCATCGAATGCGACCGGGTCATCATGGCGGTCGGTCACTCGGCGCGTGAGATGTATCATTGGATGGCGCAGAATAAGGTCGCGATGACGCCCAAGCCCTTCGCGGTTGGCTTTCGCGTGGAGCATCGCCAACAACTTCTCAACGAAATTCAATACGGCAAATGGGCCGACGTTCCGGATCTTCCGACCGCGGATTATCGCCTGGCGGCGAACCTCAAAGACGGCAATACCAAACGCGGCATCTACAGCTTTTGCATGTGCCCAGGCGGCCAGATCGTGCCCTCGCCGACGCTGCCCGGCGGGGTTTGCGTCAACGGCATGAGTCACGCGAGTCGACGCGGCCAATTCGGCAACTCGGCGCTTATTGTCAGCGTGGAGCCGAGCGATTTCGGCAGCTTCGGCGATATCGAGGGGCTCAATGACTACGACGGTCTCCTCGCCGGGATGGCCTTCCAACACGAAGCCGAGCGCCGCGCCTATGAGCTCGGCGGCGGTGGGTTTATCGCGCCGGCCCAGCGCCTCTGCGACTTCCGCGAGGGACGCCCCAGCGTGGATATGCGTGAGTCGACCTATAAGCCCGGCATCGCCGCGGGTGACCTGAGCCGTTGCTACCCTGAGTTCATCATCAAGAGCCTTCAGACCGCGCTGGAGCGCTTCGAGCAGAAGATGAACGGCTTTCTGACCAACGACGCCATCCTGGTGGGCGTCGAGACCCGCACCAGCTCTCCGGTTCGCATCGAGCGCGACGACTCCAGCTTCCAATCCCTCTCGATCGCGGGTCTTTATCCGACCGGCGAGGGCGCCGGCTACGGCGGCGGAATCGTGAGCGCGGCGCTGGATGGGTTGCGCGTATCGGAGCGAATTTTGGAAGAACTAAGCTAAGCGCTTATTCTAATCAGGGGGGGCTTTGCGATAGCCGAAGTGGCCAGCCGCGCGAAAGATCGCGGCGCCACGGCCTCCCCGCGCCGATTCCGTGCTTCGCTCGCATCGTCTTTCGCTTATAATCCGCTCGATTTAAATCAGCGCTTGCGCGCAGCGAATTCCGCCGTTAAGTGTTTTGTTAGCACCTATAAAATGGATTGTTTATGGATTGATAACTCAACGCGGTATGCGCTGAATTCGCAAGAGAGATCGGCGTCCTTCTCGGGCGGCGGAGCCTTTAAACGGAGACGATGATGATGGACCTATTCGAGTACGCGGAAGACCTCGATTTTGGAGACATTCACTTCAAGGTTAATCCGAAGACAGGACTCAGGGCGATTGTTGCGCTGCATAATTTAACCCTCGGCCCGGCGATCGGCGGGTGTCGGTTTTTGGAGTATGACTCCAGTGACCACGCGGTCCGCGACGCGATGCGCCTGGCGCGCGGGATGACCTACAAGTCGGCCATCACCCGCGTGCCTCATGGGGGCGGCAAGTCCGTTGTGATACGCCCCAAGAATATGTCCGACGCCCAGCGCGTCGAGATCATGGAGGAGTTCGGGGAGTTCGTCGACAGCTTCGGCGGCGCCTATATCACCGCCGAGGATAGTGGGACCACGGTCGCAGATATGGATATTATCGCCACGCGCACCGAGCATGTCCTGGGCACCTCGACCAACGTCGCCAGCTCGGGCGACCCCTCGCCGGTCACCGCGCGCGGCGTGCTTCACGGCATCCAGGCGGCCGTGAAATAT encodes:
- a CDS encoding NAD(P)/FAD-dependent oxidoreductase, with translation MMKVSEDEISDIVLIRRSLDGRHRPRFLYNVEVELEGAKALGQAGKDLPKNVEWAPDPGLLARRKFKPRTDERVVVIGAGPAGLFAAHRLAESGLTPILLDRGQPVEIRGRQVSGLMHRGELDPDSNICFGEGGAGTWSDGKLYTRVSDIRVRHILETIVELGGPADILVSGKPHLGTNRLVALCKAFRAKLTEMGAEVRFGAFVKDFEIDKGVGGDKVSAVVLRDGERIECDRVIMAVGHSAREMYHWMAQNKVAMTPKPFAVGFRVEHRQQLLNEIQYGKWADVPDLPTADYRLAANLKDGNTKRGIYSFCMCPGGQIVPSPTLPGGVCVNGMSHASRRGQFGNSALIVSVEPSDFGSFGDIEGLNDYDGLLAGMAFQHEAERRAYELGGGGFIAPAQRLCDFREGRPSVDMRESTYKPGIAAGDLSRCYPEFIIKSLQTALERFEQKMNGFLTNDAILVGVETRTSSPVRIERDDSSFQSLSIAGLYPTGEGAGYGGGIVSAALDGLRVSERILEELS